One window of the Actinomyces procaprae genome contains the following:
- a CDS encoding Tat pathway signal sequence: MGHAGGGADGTPRRPRADAEPARSAALSRRKAIGLIAAGIAALVAAVLAVLRLLGRPRPDPVPSPTAPGGGGLVLLDVAAPDGTVLDLAGLLTVQTNGAGQELRDDALLDATTLELVELAPLKRHAEATAALELPATPVCLTLSWPTGHGYSALFADLPGPGHYALAELAARGLHTAQEDIQAQLRQTADSTRVGTIDALRNRTAQALQDCEAAATHAERAVLANAALEAATAAQLAQDDTAALLGPDDAMLGVTFTAPPAPGDSDLAVDRLAGAGRRPLVRIVVEDADDREEIGRWRRCVDELHRAGALVMVQACDSQALTDYDEAAWEQRISALITAFPDADAWETGNELAGEWTGPHAVERTVQAARALAADPATAAAPRVLTLYYQLGQGTQEESVISWAATNLGEELTGLTDVVGLSVYPQWHPLGAGARRVLEALGRVAGDLPVALTELGYGAEDLDDGPWWFGSATDTGAGREAVARHLTAVALGQPRAWAAPLWWYYLQDEGLLPAGAHASQDGVAGIAQELVDAARAKAE; this comes from the coding sequence ATGGGGCACGCAGGCGGCGGGGCCGACGGGACGCCCCGTCGGCCCCGCGCCGACGCTGAGCCGGCGCGGTCGGCCGCGCTGTCTCGGCGCAAGGCCATCGGCCTGATAGCGGCCGGGATCGCCGCCCTGGTGGCGGCGGTCCTCGCTGTACTCCGGCTGCTGGGGCGCCCTCGGCCCGACCCGGTGCCCTCCCCGACGGCACCGGGCGGAGGCGGGCTGGTTCTGCTCGACGTGGCCGCCCCCGACGGCACGGTCCTGGACCTCGCCGGGCTGCTTACCGTGCAGACCAATGGCGCCGGCCAGGAGCTGCGCGATGACGCCCTACTGGACGCCACCACGCTCGAACTGGTCGAACTGGCGCCGCTGAAGCGGCATGCCGAGGCCACGGCGGCCCTGGAGCTGCCCGCGACGCCCGTCTGCCTGACCCTGTCCTGGCCGACCGGCCACGGCTACTCCGCGCTGTTCGCGGACCTGCCCGGACCCGGGCACTACGCGCTCGCCGAGCTGGCCGCCCGGGGACTGCACACGGCCCAGGAGGACATCCAGGCCCAGCTGCGGCAGACCGCAGACAGCACCCGGGTCGGAACCATCGACGCGCTCCGCAACAGGACCGCCCAGGCCCTGCAGGACTGCGAGGCCGCAGCCACCCATGCCGAGCGCGCCGTGCTGGCCAACGCCGCACTCGAGGCCGCAACCGCTGCGCAACTGGCCCAGGATGATACCGCCGCCCTGCTCGGCCCCGATGACGCGATGCTGGGCGTCACCTTCACCGCCCCACCGGCGCCCGGAGACTCCGACCTCGCCGTCGACAGGCTGGCCGGCGCGGGGCGCCGACCGCTGGTGCGCATCGTCGTGGAAGACGCCGACGACCGCGAGGAGATCGGCCGGTGGCGCAGGTGCGTCGACGAACTGCACCGGGCGGGCGCCCTGGTGATGGTGCAGGCCTGCGACTCGCAGGCACTCACCGACTACGACGAGGCCGCCTGGGAGCAGCGGATAAGCGCGCTGATCACCGCCTTCCCCGACGCCGACGCCTGGGAGACCGGCAACGAGCTCGCCGGGGAGTGGACCGGCCCCCACGCCGTGGAGCGGACTGTGCAGGCGGCCCGGGCGCTCGCCGCCGACCCGGCGACCGCCGCCGCGCCCCGGGTGCTCACCCTGTACTACCAGCTGGGACAGGGCACGCAGGAGGAGTCCGTCATTTCATGGGCCGCCACGAACCTCGGGGAGGAGCTGACGGGGCTGACGGACGTCGTCGGACTGTCCGTATACCCGCAGTGGCATCCGCTGGGGGCGGGCGCCAGGCGCGTCCTGGAGGCCCTGGGGCGGGTCGCCGGGGACCTGCCCGTGGCCCTGACCGAGCTCGGCTACGGCGCCGAGGACCTGGACGACGGCCCGTGGTGGTTCGGCTCCGCCACCGACACCGGCGCCGGCCGGGAGGCGGTCGCACGGCATCTCACAGCCGTCGCGCTCGGGCAGCCGCGCGCCTGGGCCGCACCACTTTGGTGGTACTACCTGCAGGACGAGGGCCTCCTGCCCGCAGGCGCGCACGCGTCCCAGGACGGCGTGGCAGGGATCGCGCAGGAACTGGTGGACGCGGCCCGCGCCAAAGCCGAATGA